The DNA region ACTGTTGCGGTCCGCGTGCACTTACCGATGTTAGAAAGATCTGTCATATTCTCAAAATCCCTTATTATGTTCTTCGATGTGAAAAAGAATTCAAAAAACGTGTCATAGACTATTTTTGCCAAGAATATTCCAATGGGAGAACACCGAACCCCTGTGTTATCTGTAACGATAAACTGAAATTTGAAACATCACTAGAAAAAGCACGTGAGTTTGGTGCTGATACGATTGCAACAGGGCATTATGCGAGAATACACGAGAGGGTGGTTTGTGGTAAAAAACGATATGTTTTGGCTAAGGGTGTTGATAAAAAAAAGGATCAATCATATTTTTTGTTCAATCTTACACAAAAACAGTTGCGTCACGTGGTGTTCCCGTTAGGAGAGTTGGGTAAAGATGAGGTAAGAAAGGTCGCAAAAGAGAATGGCTTTCCTGTTCATGATAAAAAGGACAGCACAGAAATATGTTTTATCCCTGATAATGATTACAAGTCATTTCTAAAGAAGCAGCATGTTAAGGTGAAAAAAGGAAATATTGTTGATACGGAAGGAAAAGTATTAGGAACTCATGAGGGGATACAGTTTTATACGATTGGGCAACGACGTGGTATTGGGATAGCCGCAAAAAACCCATATTATGTTGTGCGTATTGATGTAGAGAAAAACATAGTCATTGTCGGTGATAATGATGATCTCCTGAGAAAAGACTGTGTTGTAAATGAAGTCAACTGGGGGGCTATTACGTCATTAGATGCGAAGATGAATGTTACCGCTAAGATACGGTATAATTCTCCTGCAGTATCTGCGGTGATTTATCCTTTAGCTAAGAAAAAAGTTAGGGTAGTTTTTAAGACAGTGCAGCGAGCAGTTGCGCCGGGGCAGGCTGCGGTATTTTATGACGGAGACGATGTTGTCGGGGGAGGATGGATAACGCATGAAAAAGATTGAACGTATTATTCAGGATTGGTGTGTTCTAAAAGGAATCACTGTAGGGGTTGCAGAGTCATGTACTGGAGGTTTGCTATCAAAAAGACTAACTGATATATCCGGGTCTTCAGATTATTTTTATGGTGGTATGGTGTCGTATAATAACAGTGTAAAGATAAAACTGCTTGGCGTGAAAAAAACGACTCTTGTTCGATACGGCGCGGTAAGTGACCGGACTGCTTGT from Candidatus Ancaeobacter aquaticus includes:
- the mnmA gene encoding tRNA 2-thiouridine(34) synthase MnmA; protein product: MSKQDKKRVAVLLSGGVDSSVAAFFLARDGYDAIGLTMKVWQDECIKTDRENCCGPRALTDVRKICHILKIPYYVLRCEKEFKKRVIDYFCQEYSNGRTPNPCVICNDKLKFETSLEKAREFGADTIATGHYARIHERVVCGKKRYVLAKGVDKKKDQSYFLFNLTQKQLRHVVFPLGELGKDEVRKVAKENGFPVHDKKDSTEICFIPDNDYKSFLKKQHVKVKKGNIVDTEGKVLGTHEGIQFYTIGQRRGIGIAAKNPYYVVRIDVEKNIVIVGDNDDLLRKDCVVNEVNWGAITSLDAKMNVTAKIRYNSPAVSAVIYPLAKKKVRVVFKTVQRAVAPGQAAVFYDGDDVVGGGWITHEKD